CCACGCCTGCAGAATCCCAGGCGGCCGGCATCAGCACGGTGTACCAGGAGGTGAACCTCTGCACCAACCTCACAGTCGAAGAAAACGTGATGCTGGGGCGGGAGCCGCGGCGCCGGGGTTTCATCGACTGGCGCGGCGTGCGCGCCCGGACCCGAGAGGTCCTCGCGCAGCTTCACCTGGAACATGTGGATCCGGGTTCTTTGCTTTCCGAACACTCCATCGCGGTGCAGCAGCTGATCGCCATCGCCCGGTCGGTCGAAGTCAACGCCAAGGTCCTGATCCTGGACGAGCCCACGTCAAGCCTGGACGCAGATGAAGTGAACCAGCTTTTCCGGGTCATCCGGGATCTGCGCGACAGTGGCGTTGCCATCCTTTTCGTTTCGCACTTCCTGGAGCAGGTCTACGAACTGTCAGACCGGATGACAGTGCTCCGCAACGGCAAGCTTGTGGGTGAATACATGACCCGCGAACTTTCCCGTATGAGCCTCATCTCAAAAATGATCGGCAAGGACCTCGAGGTCCTGGAAGAACTGGACAAGGCGTCCGCCCGCTCACAGACCAGGCTCGCTGCCACCGCACAGCCGTTCATGGAAGCAGAAGGACTCGGCCGAAAAGGATCCGTCTCCGGCGTCGACCTTTCCATCTATCCGGGCGAGGTTGTGGGACTCGCCGGACTTCTCGGGGCCGGACGCACCGAGACGGCACGCCTGCTCTTCGGCGCGGACAAGGCCGATGAGGGCTCCATCAAGATCAAGGGCCAGCCGCTGAAATTGCGTTCCCCACGCACTGCCATCGACCATGGCATCGGCTTCTGCTCCGAAGACCGGAAGGAGGAAGGCCTCATCGGCGACCTCACTGTCCGGGACAACCTTGTGCTGGCCATGCAGGCAACCAAAGGCTGGGCACGGCGGATTCCGCGACGGATACAGGATGAACTCGTCGCCGAGTTCATCGAGACCCTCGACATCCGGCCGGCAAACCCGGATGCCCTCATCCGGAACCTGAGCGGCGGGAACCAGCAGAAAGTACTGCTGGCCCGCTGGATGGTCACATCCCCGGATCTGCTGATTCTCGATGAACCAACCCGAGGCATCGATATCGGAGCGAAGACGCAGATCCAGAAACTGGTCAACAAGCTTGCATCCGGGGGCATGTCCATCCTTTTCATCTCTTCTGAGCTGGAGGAAGTGCTCCGGCTCAGCGACCGCATCGCGATCATCAAGGACCGGGCCATGGTGGCAGAAATCAGCAACGACGACGTTTCAGTCGAAGACGTCCTGACAGTCATCGCCGGAGGCGCCCAGTGAGATCCGTATTGAAAAACCGGCTGGCCTGGCCGGTCATTGCCCTCGTTGCGCTGCTGGCGGTGAACCAGGTGTTCCGCGGTGACTTCCTGAGCCTGCGGATGCAGGACGGGCACCTCTACGGCAGCATCATCGACATCATGCGCAATGGAGCCCCCACCATCCTCATCGCCCTCGGCATGACATTGGTCATTGCCTCCAGGGGCATTGACCTGTCGGTGGGCGCCGTGGTTGCCATAGCCGGCGCCGCCTCCTGCTCCTACATTGCCGCTTCTCCTGAACCGGCCTCGCCGGCAACAGCGGCAGTAGCAGTTGTCATCGCCGTTGTGGCCGGCCTGGTCCTTGGCGTCTGGAACGGCTTCCTGGTCTCCACCATCGGGGTCCAGCCCATCATTGCCACGCTGGTACTGATGACAGCCGGCCGCGGCATTGCCCAGCTTGTCACCGGCGGCCAGATCGTCTCGGTGACGAATGACAGCTACAAGGCGATCGGTGCGGGCTACCTCTTTACCCTCCCCGTCTCCATCCTGATCACCGCCGTCGTCTTCATCCTGGCCGCTGTCCTGACGCGCCGGACCGCGCTGGGAACGCTGATAGAGGCCGTGGGCATCAATCCCGTCGCCAGCCGGCTGGCCGGGTTGCGGGCACGCAACATCATCTGGATCGTCTACATTTTCAGCGCGTTTTGCGCCGCTATCGCCGGACTGATGATCAGTTCCAACGTCACCGCCGCCGACGCGAACAACGCCGGCCTGTACATCGAAATGGACGCCATCCTCGCCGTCGTCATCGGCGGCACGTCGCTGGCCGGCGGACGCTACAGCC
Above is a window of Arthrobacter pascens DNA encoding:
- a CDS encoding sugar ABC transporter ATP-binding protein; translation: MNELVPVVEMTGIAIGFPGVKALDDVSFRLFQGEVHALMGENGAGKSTLIKALTGVYTIDSGRISVLGQQQNFSTPAESQAAGISTVYQEVNLCTNLTVEENVMLGREPRRRGFIDWRGVRARTREVLAQLHLEHVDPGSLLSEHSIAVQQLIAIARSVEVNAKVLILDEPTSSLDADEVNQLFRVIRDLRDSGVAILFVSHFLEQVYELSDRMTVLRNGKLVGEYMTRELSRMSLISKMIGKDLEVLEELDKASARSQTRLAATAQPFMEAEGLGRKGSVSGVDLSIYPGEVVGLAGLLGAGRTETARLLFGADKADEGSIKIKGQPLKLRSPRTAIDHGIGFCSEDRKEEGLIGDLTVRDNLVLAMQATKGWARRIPRRIQDELVAEFIETLDIRPANPDALIRNLSGGNQQKVLLARWMVTSPDLLILDEPTRGIDIGAKTQIQKLVNKLASGGMSILFISSELEEVLRLSDRIAIIKDRAMVAEISNDDVSVEDVLTVIAGGAQ
- a CDS encoding ABC transporter permease gives rise to the protein MRSVLKNRLAWPVIALVALLAVNQVFRGDFLSLRMQDGHLYGSIIDIMRNGAPTILIALGMTLVIASRGIDLSVGAVVAIAGAASCSYIAASPEPASPATAAVAVVIAVVAGLVLGVWNGFLVSTIGVQPIIATLVLMTAGRGIAQLVTGGQIVSVTNDSYKAIGAGYLFTLPVSILITAVVFILAAVLTRRTALGTLIEAVGINPVASRLAGLRARNIIWIVYIFSAFCAAIAGLMISSNVTAADANNAGLYIEMDAILAVVIGGTSLAGGRYSLVGTVVGAFIIQTLTTTVYTLGIPPEVTLVFKALVVLTVCLLQAPKARNLLRNLKPASTLRTKEKVAV